In a single window of the Bacteroidales bacterium genome:
- the gldD gene encoding gliding motility lipoprotein GldD: MSRKITNIVFIILLMMIFSCKQNYYPKPHGYIRTDFPQKEYRLFDSVFPYIFEIPVYSKIDPDSSRGTEKYWSDWNFPKFNATVFISYKEINNNLNEYEEDTRELVYKHTIKADNIEPIIWNNEDENVYGILYDIKGNVASQIQFYLTDSVRHFVRGSFYFNCVPNKDSLSPSLKFIKKDIDRMIETFKWKNEY; the protein is encoded by the coding sequence ATGAGTAGGAAGATAACAAATATTGTATTTATAATTTTATTAATGATGATATTTTCATGCAAGCAAAATTATTATCCTAAACCTCACGGATATATCAGAACCGACTTCCCGCAAAAAGAGTACAGGCTTTTCGATTCTGTTTTTCCGTACATATTTGAAATACCTGTATATTCTAAAATTGATCCGGACAGCAGCAGAGGAACTGAAAAATATTGGTCTGATTGGAACTTCCCAAAATTCAATGCAACGGTTTTTATCAGCTATAAAGAAATTAATAATAATCTTAATGAATATGAGGAAGATACAAGAGAGCTTGTATATAAACATACAATAAAAGCAGATAATATTGAACCGATAATTTGGAATAATGAAGATGAAAATGTCTATGGCATTTTGTATGATATTAAAGGGAATGTTGCCTCACAAATTCAATTTTATTTAACAGACAGTGTCAGACATTTTGTTCGCGGTTCATTTTATTTTAATTGTGTTCCGAATAAAGATTCTCTGTCTCCTTCATTAAAATTTATCAAAAAAGATATTGACAGAATGATTGAAACTTTTAAGTGGAAAAATGAATACTAA